In one bacterium genomic region, the following are encoded:
- a CDS encoding SDR family oxidoreductase — protein sequence MHLTDAVAIVTGGTGGLGRRICRSLAQHGVRVAVCYQHRGAEAEIVAREVRDLRGQAAPFQVDVLHADSVERLMADVLRVFGRVDILVNDAAYNKWIPFPQLTDLSLEDWNRILTTNLTGPFICSKAVAPIMKRQGGGRIVNVSSIAGFGPTGSSIAYAVSKAGLNHLTRCMAVALAPEILVNGVAPGFMEGTRMSENLAPQYRERATQGALLQRATDKDDVAALVVEFCRTDSITGQTLVVDAGRVFH from the coding sequence GTGCATCTCACCGACGCAGTGGCCATCGTGACGGGGGGGACCGGAGGGTTAGGTCGCCGTATCTGCCGGTCCCTGGCTCAGCACGGCGTTCGTGTGGCCGTGTGCTACCAACACCGAGGGGCCGAAGCCGAAATCGTCGCCCGGGAGGTGCGGGATCTCCGGGGACAGGCTGCGCCCTTTCAGGTGGACGTGCTTCACGCAGACTCCGTGGAGCGCCTCATGGCCGACGTGCTCCGGGTGTTTGGCCGCGTCGATATTCTCGTGAACGATGCCGCATACAACAAATGGATTCCTTTCCCGCAATTGACGGACCTGAGCTTGGAAGACTGGAATCGCATCTTGACGACGAACCTCACCGGGCCGTTCATCTGCAGCAAGGCGGTGGCCCCAATCATGAAGCGCCAGGGTGGGGGGCGAATCGTCAACGTCTCCTCCATCGCGGGATTCGGTCCGACGGGCTCTTCGATCGCCTACGCCGTGTCGAAGGCGGGGTTGAATCACCTCACTCGGTGCATGGCGGTTGCCCTGGCTCCGGAGATCCTGGTCAACGGGGTGGCTCCGGGGTTCATGGAAGGCACGCGGATGAGCGAGAATCTCGCCCCCCAGTACCGCGAGCGGGCGACGCAGGGAGCACTGCTCCAGCGCGCCACCGACAAGGACGATGTGGCGGCGCTCGTCGTCGAATTCTGCCGCACCGACAGCATCACAGGGCAGACGCTCGTTGTGGATGCGGGGCGTGTATTTCACTGA
- the pelF gene encoding GT4 family glycosyltransferase PelF, whose translation MKVLLSVSGTYPYFRGGVSVWAHQLITGLPAVEFRLTSIVSNPNVTPRFPLRRDVRLTTIPLWGVGRPEEFPGLPPRSVAARYRRVRVREFGRDFLAPYETVVTQCMRGAPDPWALGLALAGLSRFFRKVDFYATMRHPAVWDTFVRVLTSDPLFGRLSVMDTIGLCRRLERHLRVLTAPVERVDVAHAAVAGIAGVPAVLAKIVHGVPFLLTEHGVYYRERLLDLINEEGSTPQKVFLANFEHALVRLNYAFADLVTPVCHFNSRWEVAMGVPPAKVRVIYNGVDTTRFSPVREAPHSVPTVISVGRVDRLKDTLNFIEAMAYVHRRITQARCRIYGEATDPAYRQLCVARIKDLGLEHAVTLEQATQQPEAAYREADVVVSPSLSEGFPFGVIEAMACGKMVVATDVGGVREALEGCGVLVPPRSPKSLGMAIVAALQDDADRREYGARARDRAVQQYQLHQMIQAYQDVYQHLAVH comes from the coding sequence ATGAAAGTCTTGTTATCGGTCTCCGGGACGTACCCATACTTTCGGGGCGGCGTGTCGGTATGGGCGCACCAGTTGATCACCGGCCTCCCCGCGGTGGAGTTCCGGCTGACGAGCATCGTCTCGAATCCGAACGTCACCCCGCGGTTTCCCCTGCGGCGAGACGTGCGGCTGACGACGATCCCGCTCTGGGGGGTCGGGCGTCCGGAGGAGTTCCCCGGCCTGCCTCCGCGGAGCGTCGCCGCTCGCTACCGCCGGGTGAGAGTGCGCGAGTTCGGCCGCGACTTCCTGGCGCCCTACGAGACCGTGGTGACCCAATGCATGCGGGGGGCCCCGGACCCCTGGGCGCTCGGGCTGGCGCTGGCCGGGCTGTCCCGGTTCTTCAGAAAGGTCGACTTCTACGCGACGATGCGGCACCCGGCCGTATGGGATACCTTTGTGCGTGTCTTGACGAGCGACCCGTTATTCGGCCGGCTGTCCGTCATGGACACGATCGGGCTCTGCCGGCGTCTCGAGCGTCATCTTCGCGTGCTCACCGCACCCGTCGAGCGGGTGGATGTCGCCCACGCGGCGGTCGCCGGAATCGCCGGCGTGCCCGCGGTCCTGGCCAAAATCGTGCATGGCGTGCCGTTTCTCCTCACCGAGCACGGGGTCTACTATCGGGAGCGGCTGCTAGACCTCATCAACGAAGAGGGGTCGACGCCGCAGAAGGTCTTTCTCGCCAACTTTGAGCACGCGCTCGTCCGCCTGAACTACGCGTTTGCCGACCTGGTGACGCCGGTGTGCCACTTCAACAGTCGGTGGGAGGTCGCGATGGGAGTCCCGCCCGCCAAGGTGCGCGTCATCTACAACGGCGTCGACACCACGCGCTTCTCCCCCGTGCGGGAGGCTCCGCACTCCGTCCCCACGGTGATCTCGGTGGGACGGGTGGATCGCCTGAAGGACACCCTCAATTTCATCGAGGCCATGGCGTACGTGCACCGACGGATCACGCAGGCCCGGTGCCGGATCTACGGCGAGGCGACGGATCCGGCGTACCGGCAGTTGTGTGTCGCCCGGATCAAGGACCTCGGCCTGGAGCACGCAGTCACCCTGGAACAGGCCACGCAGCAGCCCGAGGCCGCCTACCGCGAGGCCGACGTCGTGGTCAGCCCAAGCCTTTCGGAGGGTTTCCCGTTCGGGGTGATTGAGGCGATGGCCTGTGGCAAGATGGTCGTCGCCACCGACGTCGGAGGAGTCCGCGAAGCCTTGGAGGGATGCGGCGTCCTGGTCCCTCCACGCTCCCCGAAGTCGCTGGGGATGGCGATCGTGGCGGCCCTTCAAGACGACGCGGACCGGCGCGAGTACGGCGCGCGCGCACGCGATCGCGCGGTACAGCAGTACCAACTTCACCAGATGATTCAGGCGTATCAGGATGTCTATCAGCACCTCGCCGTTCATTAG
- a CDS encoding HD-GYP domain-containing protein, translated as MGTHLVEMGSPTREAQIEGPKLVNLVEQLRGELRVAYDDIIAGWARALDLRDQQAEGHTKRVAEWTVRLGRMIGMPDDELVHVYRGALLHDIGTMLVPDAILLKPGSLTEEEWQIVRRHPVYAYALLSPISHLRPALDIPYCHHEKWDGTGYPRGLKGDQIPLPARIFSVVDVWDALCSNRPYRDAWTREEAHEYICEHIGKDFDPQIVEMFLTMDLEITE; from the coding sequence GTGGGCACACACCTGGTAGAGATGGGGAGCCCAACCAGGGAAGCACAGATCGAAGGGCCCAAACTCGTCAACCTCGTCGAACAATTGCGCGGCGAGCTACGGGTCGCGTACGACGACATCATCGCCGGCTGGGCACGCGCGCTGGACCTCCGCGACCAGCAGGCCGAGGGCCACACGAAACGCGTGGCCGAGTGGACGGTGAGACTGGGGCGGATGATCGGGATGCCCGATGATGAGCTGGTCCACGTCTACCGCGGGGCACTGCTTCACGACATTGGCACCATGCTGGTTCCCGACGCGATTTTACTGAAGCCCGGGTCGCTCACCGAGGAGGAATGGCAGATCGTGCGACGCCACCCGGTGTACGCGTACGCGTTGCTGTCGCCGATCTCCCACCTGCGCCCCGCGTTGGATATCCCGTACTGCCACCATGAAAAGTGGGACGGCACCGGGTATCCGCGGGGGCTCAAGGGCGATCAGATTCCCCTCCCCGCGCGAATCTTCTCCGTCGTGGACGTCTGGGATGCGCTGTGTTCAAACCGGCCCTACCGGGACGCCTGGACGCGCGAGGAAGCCCACGAGTATATCTGCGAGCATATCGGAAAAGACTTCGATCCTCAGATCGTGGAGATGTTCCTCACCATGGACTTGGAGATTACCGAGTAA
- a CDS encoding MFS transporter yields MNGERTGPAVIYIFSLTYVLVWNIATPFIPLYLTAHGATPTAVGIVVSLSGLLPLFFAVHVGALVDVHGPAPVGKWSVVTETIACAILAAVPGATGVAVGYALLGLGNLGLTVATQLAVAEFSPPASRARNYGYYSSWISAGMVLGPIVGGLLVDFRGYQAVFITVVALMIPSFVLAGLVKPRARSSLPATRVWTAHHSARGILGLPGVGLILFISFMVISGQSLRQSFYPLYLQTVGLPSTLIGVIIGAGSLTSMLVRPFIGRAVSAFGYAALLAGATGLAMVSIGITPLMMSFVPLMLASAGLGASTGVTQPLTMSLMADAVTADLWGLAMGIRQTVQRLGTVATPIVFGVLVTRYGIGSSFYLGALTMGAAMLVILRFELPIVSLEASGDRPRMAEGDGG; encoded by the coding sequence GTGAACGGCGAGCGGACCGGCCCCGCCGTCATCTATATATTCTCCCTCACCTACGTACTGGTGTGGAACATCGCCACGCCCTTCATTCCCCTCTACCTGACGGCGCACGGCGCCACGCCCACCGCGGTCGGGATTGTTGTGAGCCTCTCCGGCCTCCTGCCGCTCTTCTTCGCCGTGCACGTCGGTGCCCTGGTGGACGTCCACGGTCCCGCGCCGGTCGGGAAGTGGTCCGTCGTCACGGAGACCATCGCGTGCGCGATCCTGGCGGCGGTCCCCGGGGCGACGGGGGTGGCCGTGGGCTACGCGCTCTTGGGACTCGGGAATCTCGGGCTGACGGTGGCGACCCAACTCGCCGTGGCCGAGTTCAGCCCTCCCGCGTCGCGGGCACGCAACTACGGCTACTACAGCTCGTGGATCTCGGCGGGCATGGTCTTGGGCCCGATCGTGGGCGGCTTGCTGGTAGATTTCCGAGGATATCAGGCGGTGTTCATCACAGTGGTGGCCCTCATGATTCCGTCCTTTGTGCTGGCCGGCCTGGTGAAGCCCCGGGCGCGGTCGTCCCTGCCGGCCACCAGGGTGTGGACCGCGCATCACTCGGCGCGCGGCATTCTCGGTCTTCCCGGGGTCGGCCTGATCCTGTTTATCTCCTTCATGGTCATCAGCGGTCAGAGCCTGAGGCAGTCGTTCTACCCGCTGTACCTGCAAACCGTTGGGCTTCCGTCCACACTCATTGGTGTCATCATCGGGGCCGGCAGTCTCACCTCGATGCTCGTCCGGCCGTTTATTGGGCGTGCGGTCTCAGCGTTCGGGTACGCGGCGTTGTTGGCGGGAGCGACGGGCCTGGCGATGGTGTCGATCGGAATCACCCCGCTGATGATGTCCTTTGTGCCGCTTATGCTGGCCTCGGCCGGGCTCGGCGCGTCGACCGGGGTGACGCAACCGCTGACGATGAGCCTCATGGCCGACGCCGTGACCGCCGATCTCTGGGGGCTGGCGATGGGAATTCGGCAGACCGTGCAGCGCTTGGGGACGGTGGCGACCCCGATCGTGTTCGGCGTCCTCGTCACGAGGTATGGGATCGGGTCGTCGTTCTACTTGGGCGCGTTGACGATGGGGGCGGCCATGCTCGTCATCCTGCGATTCGAGCTGCCGATCGTGAGCCTCGAGGCGTCGGGTGATCGTCCGCGCATGGCCGAAGGAGACGGTGGATAG